Proteins found in one Actinokineospora alba genomic segment:
- a CDS encoding winged helix-turn-helix domain-containing protein gives MRDVLYLDQIEQAETLLKPQRIEVLRQLAEPRSCTEVATRLDQTPQRVYYHVKRLVDAGLATLVSERRVRGIAEGVYQATARSYWLSPRLVGKVGLPKARDELSLGYLLDLMEDVQADIAALDRTAPELPSIGVSGAIRVEPERRQEFLADLQNTLKDLFTRYGGAEGDAFKLVVACYPKEEPHD, from the coding sequence ATGAGAGACGTCCTGTATCTAGACCAGATCGAGCAGGCCGAGACCCTGCTCAAGCCGCAGCGCATCGAGGTGCTGCGGCAACTAGCCGAGCCACGCTCGTGCACCGAGGTCGCCACCCGGCTCGACCAGACCCCGCAGCGGGTCTACTACCACGTCAAACGCCTGGTCGATGCCGGTCTGGCCACCCTGGTGAGCGAACGCCGGGTGCGTGGCATCGCCGAAGGCGTCTACCAGGCGACCGCCCGCTCCTACTGGCTCTCACCGCGGCTCGTCGGCAAAGTCGGCCTGCCCAAGGCGCGCGACGAACTCAGCCTCGGCTACCTCCTCGACCTGATGGAGGACGTCCAGGCCGACATCGCCGCCCTCGACCGCACCGCCCCCGAACTGCCCTCCATCGGCGTGTCCGGGGCGATCCGCGTCGAACCCGAACGCCGCCAGGAGTTCCTCGCCGACCTGCAAAACACCCTGAAAGACCTGTTCACCCGCTACGGCGGCGCCGAAGGCGACGCCTTCAAGCTCGTCGTGGCCTGCTACCCGAAGGAAGAACCCCATGACTGA
- a CDS encoding aldo/keto reductase has translation MEQRHLGRSGLRVSRMALGTMTWGGDTEPDEAASQLSAFVDVGGTFVDTADVYSDGEAENILGALLDDVVPRESVVLATKAVARRTDGPFGGGASRGALLTALEQSLNRLDTDHVDLWQLHAWDATVPLEETLAAVDAAVRSGKVRYAGISNYTGWQTATAASRQAFTAGAAPLVSTQVEYSLLERGIEREVVPAAEHHGLGILPWAPLGRGVLTGKYRASTPADSRGASAKYASYVEQHRTDRAGRIVQAVATAADGLGTSPLAVALAWVRDRPGVVAPVVGARDTAQLLGSLIAEELVLPPAIRAALDDVSDIELGYPERRLS, from the coding sequence GTGGAGCAACGACACCTGGGACGTAGTGGGCTGCGGGTGTCCCGGATGGCTTTGGGCACGATGACCTGGGGCGGGGACACCGAGCCGGATGAGGCGGCCAGCCAGCTGAGCGCGTTCGTCGACGTGGGCGGCACCTTTGTGGACACCGCCGACGTCTACTCCGACGGGGAGGCCGAGAACATCCTCGGCGCCCTGCTCGACGACGTGGTCCCCCGCGAGTCGGTGGTGCTGGCGACGAAGGCGGTCGCGCGGCGCACCGACGGCCCGTTCGGCGGCGGCGCCTCCCGCGGCGCCCTGCTCACCGCGTTGGAGCAGTCACTCAACCGGCTCGACACCGACCACGTCGACCTGTGGCAGCTGCACGCCTGGGACGCGACGGTGCCGCTGGAGGAGACCCTGGCCGCGGTCGACGCGGCTGTGCGCAGCGGCAAGGTGCGCTACGCGGGCATCTCGAACTACACCGGCTGGCAGACCGCGACCGCCGCGAGCCGCCAGGCGTTCACCGCCGGGGCCGCGCCGCTGGTCAGCACGCAGGTCGAGTACTCGCTGCTGGAACGCGGCATCGAGCGGGAGGTCGTGCCCGCCGCCGAGCACCACGGGCTGGGAATCCTGCCGTGGGCGCCGCTGGGGCGAGGCGTGCTCACCGGCAAGTACCGCGCCAGCACCCCGGCGGACTCCCGGGGCGCGTCGGCGAAGTACGCGTCCTATGTGGAGCAGCACCGCACGGACCGGGCGGGCCGGATCGTGCAGGCCGTCGCGACAGCGGCCGATGGGCTGGGCACGTCGCCGCTGGCCGTGGCGCTGGCGTGGGTGCGTGACCGCCCGGGCGTGGTGGCACCGGTCGTCGGCGCGCGGGACACCGCGCAGCTGCTGGGGTCGCTGATCGCCGAGGAACTGGTCCTGCCGCCCGCCATCCGGGCCGCGCTCGACGACGTGAGCGATATCGAACTCGGGTATCCGGAGCGCCGACTGAGCTGA
- a CDS encoding AMP-binding protein yields MELLSAPVALGVPFVRALADFGDRVAVVTREGSLTYRELAERVESTADTLGTTRRLVLVATANDVDSLVTYLAALRGGHPVLLTGSQVDELTAAYDPDVVATAAGLRERREGTAHDLHPDLALLLSTSGSTGSPKLVRLSAANVQANAESIASYLDIRDTDRAATTLPMHYCYGLSVINSNLSRGAALLLSDHSVVDKCFWESFRAHGGTSLHGVPYTFDLLDRAGFSDRDLPTLRYVTQAGGRLAPSQVRRYAALADEGGWRFFVMYGQTEATARMAYLPPELAATRPEAIGVPVPGGSFEIRPDGELVYRGPNVMLGYARTPADLALGATLGALPTGDLARRAPDGLYEVIGRTSRFVKLFGLRVDLDRIEKLLTTAGFTAAVTGDDTVLTVALTHAADAVDQPGAHAIDLADAHRTTAANRAGTHITAAANRAGTHTATAANPTGANTAAANSTSAATVDLTDASLTDAVDPDATRTTAAIAVVTARTGLPHHVIRVVEYATLPRLTTGKLDYAAIHAAGLPTAPTPPPGHSPANTHSPTPTHPHPPTCPHPPPNQDHPSPHPDRLAKGRPPGEGWGPRWGAFRDFLGIRGRSSGSAGSTGSAGSSGSAGSRGWSNGSTDSKGSTDSAGATDSVRAVYRRALNRADIADDATFVSLGGDSLTYVRASIELERLLGHVPDGWHTIAVADLERARPKRGRLRSLETNIVLRALAITLIVATHIGLTQVWGGAHLLLVIAGWSFARFAIAPVDPDRMAGRIGRAAARIAVPSSLWLAWRSIEAENVTVSNVLLVNNFVQSGTIAYWYVEVLVQILVLMALLFAVPSVRRFAVTHGFALALGVLVLSLIARAPADHVPGFSPRDMSLHGVLWLFVLGWVVQRAVTSSQRVAAVIVTLLVVPGYFDDPVRDAIVVGGLLLVLFVPRLHVPGPLVRLSGLLAGGSLYIYLTHYVVFLPLLPHLPAAAVLAITLAVGVAAWRLSCWVGKLRL; encoded by the coding sequence ATGGAGCTGCTCAGCGCGCCCGTGGCTCTCGGGGTCCCGTTCGTCCGCGCGTTGGCGGACTTCGGTGACCGAGTCGCGGTCGTCACCCGAGAGGGTTCGCTGACCTACCGGGAACTCGCCGAGCGGGTCGAGTCCACAGCCGACACCCTCGGAACCACCCGAAGACTCGTGCTGGTCGCGACGGCCAACGACGTTGATTCCCTGGTCACCTACCTGGCCGCGCTGCGCGGTGGCCATCCGGTGCTGCTCACCGGGTCGCAAGTGGACGAGCTGACCGCGGCGTACGACCCAGACGTCGTCGCGACCGCGGCCGGTCTGCGCGAGCGGCGCGAGGGCACCGCGCACGACCTGCACCCGGATCTGGCGCTGCTGCTGTCCACTTCGGGCAGCACCGGCTCCCCCAAGCTCGTGCGGCTCTCGGCGGCGAACGTGCAGGCCAACGCGGAGTCGATCGCGTCCTACCTGGACATCCGCGACACCGACCGCGCGGCCACGACGCTGCCGATGCACTACTGCTACGGCCTGTCGGTCATCAACAGCAACCTCTCGCGCGGGGCGGCGCTGCTGCTCAGCGACCACTCGGTGGTCGACAAGTGCTTCTGGGAGTCCTTCCGAGCCCACGGCGGCACCAGCCTGCACGGCGTGCCGTACACGTTCGACCTGCTCGACCGCGCGGGCTTCTCCGACCGCGACCTCCCGACGCTGCGCTACGTCACCCAGGCGGGCGGGCGGCTCGCCCCGTCGCAGGTCCGCCGCTACGCCGCCCTCGCCGATGAGGGCGGCTGGCGGTTCTTCGTAATGTACGGCCAGACCGAGGCCACCGCGCGCATGGCCTACCTCCCACCGGAGCTGGCCGCGACCCGCCCGGAAGCCATCGGTGTGCCGGTCCCGGGTGGCTCCTTCGAGATCCGTCCCGACGGCGAACTTGTCTACCGCGGCCCCAACGTGATGCTCGGCTACGCCCGAACCCCGGCGGACCTGGCCCTGGGTGCCACCCTCGGCGCCCTCCCCACCGGCGACCTCGCCCGGCGGGCCCCCGACGGGCTCTACGAGGTCATCGGCCGCACGAGCCGCTTCGTCAAACTCTTCGGCCTCCGCGTCGACCTCGACCGCATCGAGAAACTCCTCACGACAGCAGGCTTCACCGCCGCCGTCACCGGCGACGACACCGTGCTCACCGTCGCCCTGACCCACGCCGCCGACGCCGTTGACCAGCCTGGCGCCCACGCCATCGACCTGGCCGATGCCCACCGCACCACGGCCGCCAACCGGGCTGGCACCCACATCACCGCGGCCGCCAACCGGGCTGGCACCCACACCGCCACGGCCGCCAACCCGACTGGTGCCAACACCGCTGCGGCCAACTCCACCAGCGCCGCCACCGTTGACCTGACCGACGCCAGCCTCACCGACGCCGTCGACCCGGACGCCACGCGCACCACCGCCGCGATTGCCGTCGTCACCGCCCGCACCGGCCTACCGCACCACGTGATCCGAGTCGTCGAGTACGCCACCCTCCCCCGCCTGACCACCGGCAAACTCGACTACGCAGCCATCCACGCCGCAGGCCTCCCCACCGCCCCTACACCACCCCCCGGACATTCCCCCGCCAACACCCACTCACCGACACCCACCCATCCCCACCCGCCGACTTGTCCACACCCGCCCCCAAACCAAGATCACCCGTCACCCCACCCCGATAGACTGGCCAAGGGCCGTCCCCCCGGGGAAGGGTGGGGGCCGCGCTGGGGCGCTTTTCGGGATTTCCTCGGCATTCGGGGCCGTTCGAGCGGTTCGGCTGGGTCGACCGGTTCGGCAGGCTCAAGCGGTTCGGCCGGATCTCGTGGCTGGTCGAACGGGTCAACCGATTCGAAGGGGTCAACCGATTCGGCCGGGGCAACGGATTCGGTGCGGGCGGTGTACCGGCGGGCGCTCAACCGGGCCGACATCGCCGACGACGCCACCTTCGTCAGCCTCGGCGGCGATTCCCTGACCTACGTGCGCGCGTCCATCGAACTCGAACGTCTCCTCGGCCACGTCCCCGACGGCTGGCACACCATCGCGGTCGCCGACCTCGAACGCGCCCGGCCCAAGCGCGGCAGGCTGCGGTCGCTGGAGACCAACATCGTTCTGCGCGCCCTGGCGATCACCCTGATCGTGGCCACCCACATCGGCCTGACCCAGGTCTGGGGCGGCGCGCACCTGCTGCTGGTCATCGCGGGCTGGAGTTTCGCCCGCTTCGCCATCGCCCCCGTCGATCCCGATCGCATGGCCGGGCGCATCGGCCGCGCCGCCGCCCGGATCGCTGTCCCGTCGTCGCTGTGGCTGGCCTGGCGGTCCATCGAGGCCGAGAACGTGACCGTGTCGAACGTGTTGCTGGTCAACAACTTCGTCCAGTCCGGCACGATCGCCTACTGGTACGTCGAGGTGCTCGTCCAGATCCTCGTGCTGATGGCCCTGCTGTTCGCCGTCCCCTCGGTCCGCCGTTTCGCGGTCACCCACGGCTTCGCCCTGGCGCTAGGCGTGTTGGTGTTGTCGCTGATCGCGCGCGCGCCCGCGGATCATGTTCCCGGTTTCTCCCCGCGCGACATGAGCCTGCACGGTGTCCTGTGGCTCTTCGTCCTCGGCTGGGTCGTCCAACGCGCGGTGACGTCCTCGCAGCGGGTCGCCGCCGTGATCGTCACCCTGCTGGTGGTCCCCGGCTACTTCGACGACCCAGTGCGCGACGCCATCGTCGTCGGCGGTCTGCTGCTGGTGCTGTTCGTGCCGCGCCTGCACGTGCCCGGCCCCCTCGTGCGGCTCAGCGGCCTGCTGGCGGGCGGCTCGCTCTACATCTACCTGACCCACTACGTCGTGTTCCTGCCCCTGCTCCCGCACCTCCCGGCGGCCGCGGTCCTGGCGATCACCCTCGCCGTCGGGGTCGCCGCCTGGCGCCTGTCCTGCTGGGTCGGCAAACTCCGCCTCTGA
- a CDS encoding SRPBCC family protein, whose protein sequence is MTDMTFSVRVPAPLTRVRHALTDPAELTTWLAEHAEVDLPHTYAFWGRYTPAGDKPRQRLLHADDTTLRFAWTLDDTETTTEISLEPETDHTTVLTLSQSDMPTWEEMMEDNSDRGALQTFWALAVANLVDHVDNRAPIALCDFTSTDLRARFDIAADPAEVFDALVDPEKFSAWFGARCDLEPYVGGRFAMGGFEMEENPGTVTAFDPGRKLAIDLGGAGVSTWELDGSDGKTRITFVQSGFERPPYGSWMGWLSGFGELRRYLEVEDWSHSWLSVTMPGMPEGILTIES, encoded by the coding sequence ATGACTGACATGACCTTCAGCGTCCGCGTCCCCGCTCCCCTCACCCGGGTCCGCCACGCCCTGACCGACCCGGCCGAGCTGACGACCTGGCTCGCCGAGCACGCCGAGGTCGACCTGCCGCACACCTACGCGTTCTGGGGCCGCTACACCCCCGCGGGCGACAAACCCCGCCAGCGCCTGCTCCACGCCGACGACACCACCCTGCGCTTCGCCTGGACCCTCGACGACACCGAGACCACCACCGAGATCAGCCTCGAACCCGAAACCGACCACACGACCGTCCTCACCCTGTCCCAGTCGGACATGCCGACCTGGGAGGAGATGATGGAGGACAACAGCGACCGCGGCGCCCTGCAGACCTTCTGGGCGCTGGCCGTGGCCAACCTCGTCGACCACGTCGACAACCGCGCGCCGATCGCGCTCTGCGACTTCACCAGCACCGACCTGCGCGCCCGGTTCGACATCGCCGCCGACCCCGCCGAGGTGTTCGACGCCCTGGTCGACCCGGAGAAGTTCAGCGCCTGGTTCGGCGCGCGCTGCGACCTCGAGCCCTACGTCGGCGGCCGGTTCGCCATGGGCGGCTTCGAGATGGAAGAAAACCCGGGGACCGTCACCGCGTTCGACCCGGGCCGCAAACTCGCCATCGACCTGGGCGGCGCCGGAGTGTCCACCTGGGAACTCGACGGCAGCGACGGCAAGACCCGGATCACGTTCGTGCAGAGCGGGTTCGAGCGCCCGCCATACGGCTCCTGGATGGGCTGGCTCAGCGGATTCGGCGAACTGCGCCGCTACCTGGAGGTCGAGGACTGGAGCCACAGCTGGCTCAGCGTCACGATGCCCGGCATGCCCGAAGGCATCCTCACCATCGAGTCCTGA